CCGTTAACATAGCCACCTCTAATGGCGAAAAAGAATCGGACTTCCGATTCGAGGCCATACAATGCTTGCGGCAATCCTCCTTCCTCGTCAAGAGAACCAAGGATCTACCGGAACGAGGGAATTGGAGCAGCAAGGTAAAAGCGCGTCGGTCGACGCGGACCACGGAACCTGGATTTCGTCGATaaacattatttctatttctttttttaaagatcGAATTTATTTTGTCCGTCGTGGGATTGGCCATAGGTTTGGGAAACCTGTGGCGATTTCCTTACCTCTGCTACAAGAATGGCGGCGGTGCTTTCATGGTACCCTATTTCATCGCGCTCGCGCTGGCCGGTATACCCATGTTCCTGATGGAGCTGTCTTTAGGACAAATGCTGACGATAGGCGGCCTGGGTATCTTCAAGATAGCACCGATCTTTAAAGGTGATTTTAGAGAGGCGTTATTCTTTTGGAGATCCGGCAATGCGACGGTGCATTCATTTTTGCAGGCATTGGATACGCGACTTGCGTGCTTTCTTGCTGGACCAACGTGTATTACATCATCATCCTTGCTTGGGCGCTCTTCTACTTTTTGGTCTCCTTACGAGCTGGTGAGTGTGTGATCTAGTTTAGAACACAATGCCCTgaaatcttattatttaactgtAAGATCAAAGAGAAATAGTTGCGTATGTGGCGTAAATTTTGCGCAGACTTACCATGGAGATCTTGTGACAACTCATGGAACACGCGCTACTGCATCACGCCTGACGAACGTCTGAACGTTTCATGCTGGGAGGATGATTACTGGCCGAACAACATTATATGCGCCACATCCTTGGGAAACTTGAGTCACGAGCTGTTGAAGGATCCGGTCAAGGAATTCTGGGAGTAAGTTACCGGATTCCTTAGCTTCCATCCGTTACAATGAACGATTAAAAAGTatctttcgtattttttttattacgaaaagGAGGCGAACCCTGCAGATTTCCACGGGTATCGAAGACGTGGGCAGTATAAGATGGGAATTGGCTGGCACGCTTGCAGTTGTGTGGATCATGTGCTACTTTTGCATCTGGAAAGGCGTGAAGTGGACCGGCAAGGTAAAGCAAATTCGTTAAAAACGGATCCATGCTGATTGCTTTTGAACGTAACGCGAGTTACATAGACAGCATAATGCAGGTTGTCTACTTCACGGCGCTCTTCCCGTACGCTCTGCTAGCGGTGCTGCTCGTAAGAGGCTTGACACTGCCGGGCGCTTCAGAAGGTTTGAAGTATTACGCTACGCCGAATCTTTCAAAACTCGGCGATCCCGAGGTAAGACTGTTGATATTGTCGATTTTGAGACACACCaggatataattattatcgtatcGTCGCTGTATAGGTATGGATAGACGCGGTGACGCAGATATTCTTCACTTACGCTCTCGGTCTGGGCGCGCTGGTAGCTCTAGGCAGTTACAACAAGTTCAACAATAACGTTTATAAGTAAATTACAAGTTGCTCTTTACCTTTCCTTGTTAAAAAGCATTATATCTTTAAGGTTTATAGAAGCATACAATAGATTATTATACAGCCTTATTGATATATTACAGAGACGCTCTCATCGTATGCGGAGTGAACACCTGTACCAGTCTGCTTAGCGGAGTGGTCATATTCTCAGTGGTCGGTTTCATGGCCCACGAGCAACAGAAACCAGTAGCCGACGTGGCTGCTTCTGGTAATTatccgtattttttttatctctcttaGATTAAAACAtctcgtaataataattgtattgtattcCGTTATTTCGACTACAGGACCTGGTTTGGCTTTCTTGGTTTATCCCTCCGCAGTGTTGCAATTACCCGGGGCGTCGATTTGGGCGagcttatttttctttatgctaCTTCTAATAGGACTGGACAGTCAGGTAACGTAGATTCGTCGAATCCAAGGTGGACATCCATCACTTTTAGAACTATATcgattaatgttaatgttaaAAACAAGTCACACAATTTCAGTTCTGCACTATGGAGGGCTTTATCACCGCCGCCGTGGACGAGTGGCCGCGAGTGCTTAGAAAACGGAAGGAGCTGTTTATCGCCATTGTATGCTTGATCTCCTATCTAATTGGGCTTTTGTGCGTTACGGAAGTGAGTATACTTTGTACAAAACTGCCCAACGGTgacatctaaaaatttaaaattttttgtcttattttttcagccttatattctttaaataatcCATTCGTGAATTACCTGATGCTaattatcttcatttttcaGGGTGGAATGTACGTCTTTCAGTTGCTAGATACGTATGCCGTGAGCGGATTTTGCCTGCTCTTCCTCATGTTCTTCGAGTGCATTTCCGTGTCGTGGGCATTCGGGGTGGATCGATTTTATGACGGCATACGGGACATGATAGGCTATTATCCTTGCTTCTGGTGGAAGATATGCTGGACAGTTACTACGCCTGCTATTTGTGTGGTGAGATCTGTTCTACTCCACCGTGTGCGTGACAATGTGCTACTTTTTTACGCCGTATACTTTGTGCATAGGGTGTCTTCatctttaatatcattaaatttgtCCCTGTGAAATATCTCACGTATGAATTTCCATGGTGGAGTCACTTGTTGGGATGGTTCGCAGGCCTCTCCTCGATGTTGTGCATTCCAGGTTACATGATCTACATCTGGAACGTTACACCTGGAACTACCTCAGAGGTGTGTAACATCGCGCGTAAGGATTATACAcgttgaaatttaaaaact
Above is a genomic segment from Linepithema humile isolate Giens D197 chromosome 6, Lhum_UNIL_v1.0, whole genome shotgun sequence containing:
- the LOC105678339 gene encoding sodium- and chloride-dependent GABA transporter 1 is translated as MPSRESTQGRPKVDRSTSPLSRKPAASPAVNPAANPVQELKALFAEPTVNIATSNGEKESDFRFEAIQCLRQSSFLVKRTKDLPERGNWSSKIEFILSVVGLAIGLGNLWRFPYLCYKNGGGAFMVPYFIALALAGIPMFLMELSLGQMLTIGGLGIFKIAPIFKGIGYATCVLSCWTNVYYIIILAWALFYFLVSLRADLPWRSCDNSWNTRYCITPDERLNVSCWEDDYWPNNIICATSLGNLSHELLKDPVKEFWERRTLQISTGIEDVGSIRWELAGTLAVVWIMCYFCIWKGVKWTGKVVYFTALFPYALLAVLLVRGLTLPGASEGLKYYATPNLSKLGDPEVWIDAVTQIFFTYALGLGALVALGSYNKFNNNVYKDALIVCGVNTCTSLLSGVVIFSVVGFMAHEQQKPVADVAASGPGLAFLVYPSAVLQLPGASIWASLFFFMLLLIGLDSQFCTMEGFITAAVDEWPRVLRKRKELFIAIVCLISYLIGLLCVTEGGMYVFQLLDTYAVSGFCLLFLMFFECISVSWAFGVDRFYDGIRDMIGYYPCFWWKICWTVTTPAICVGVFIFNIIKFVPVKYLTYEFPWWSHLLGWFAGLSSMLCIPGYMIYIWNVTPGTTSEKYRKLIKIEDDVAALRKKLNPVKAAAIDTEFEL